One region of Terriglobia bacterium genomic DNA includes:
- a CDS encoding aspartyl protease family protein, with protein MKSSFLLALCLAASATAQTTADNAKPAVPPAARSAAAAAPDPLVDAQLLMSKRQFAEAATAFQAILAKNPSSPEANAGLVRSLLRASKLDEAEEAAKKAVVAVPNSAMVHAAAGDVAFRAGKFADTETEYRAALKLDANSARALFGMGRMFQMVSMNKRAKETFAKAHELDPQDEQIYEYWVETLPYAEQLEAIKKSAGDHPTDADANRIKYLTAVAGKQPWIMASQLKPTELKALPYGKEITGVYDINRNGPMNISKGFGLQVKFNDRASAILLLDTGAPGITIGRKLAEKAGAVKIADSRIGGIGDQGSTLSYEAWVDKITIGSVEFHNCVVTVSSKNDIADEAGLIGADVFRKFLVTLNFREQKVLLTPLPKNPNAVSDDDPAQDRYIAPEMQSFTKFYRFGHDIVVPVVVNDKAVGNFILDTGADLNIMSPKLASQVTKASADGDYTMKGVSGKVQEVLTGQKAILQFAKMRIESHDLPVFSTDNISASEGTEIAGFIGIRTLVQMKMAIDYRDGLVNFEVYEFKKARE; from the coding sequence ATGAAATCCAGTTTTTTGCTCGCCCTATGCCTTGCTGCGTCCGCCACGGCGCAGACCACCGCGGACAATGCCAAGCCTGCCGTGCCGCCCGCGGCCCGCAGCGCTGCCGCCGCCGCTCCGGATCCCCTGGTGGATGCCCAGTTGTTGATGAGCAAGAGGCAATTTGCAGAGGCTGCCACAGCGTTCCAGGCCATTCTTGCCAAGAACCCATCGTCACCGGAAGCGAATGCCGGATTGGTCCGCAGCTTACTGCGCGCGTCCAAGCTTGATGAGGCCGAGGAAGCCGCGAAGAAAGCAGTTGTCGCCGTCCCAAACTCAGCCATGGTGCATGCAGCGGCGGGTGACGTGGCTTTTCGCGCGGGAAAATTTGCAGATACGGAAACTGAATATCGCGCTGCCTTAAAATTGGATGCCAACTCCGCCCGCGCCCTGTTCGGCATGGGCCGCATGTTTCAAATGGTCTCCATGAACAAGCGGGCCAAAGAGACGTTCGCCAAGGCGCATGAACTCGATCCGCAGGATGAACAGATTTATGAATATTGGGTAGAGACACTGCCTTATGCGGAGCAGCTTGAGGCAATCAAAAAATCGGCCGGGGACCATCCCACTGACGCCGACGCCAACCGGATCAAATATCTTACCGCCGTTGCAGGCAAGCAACCCTGGATCATGGCCAGCCAGCTTAAGCCCACTGAACTGAAAGCACTGCCCTATGGCAAGGAGATCACCGGCGTCTATGACATCAATCGCAACGGCCCCATGAATATCAGCAAGGGCTTCGGTCTGCAGGTGAAATTTAACGATCGAGCTTCAGCCATTCTGCTGCTGGACACGGGTGCGCCGGGAATCACGATTGGACGAAAACTGGCGGAGAAGGCGGGCGCGGTGAAGATCGCGGACAGCCGGATTGGCGGCATCGGAGATCAGGGATCTACGCTCAGCTACGAGGCGTGGGTCGATAAGATCACCATTGGCAGCGTGGAGTTTCATAACTGCGTTGTCACGGTTTCCAGCAAAAATGATATCGCCGATGAAGCCGGCCTTATTGGGGCGGACGTCTTCAGGAAGTTCCTGGTCACGCTGAATTTCCGCGAACAGAAGGTCTTGCTGACTCCTCTGCCCAAAAACCCGAATGCCGTCAGCGACGATGATCCGGCCCAGGACCGCTATATCGCGCCTGAGATGCAGTCTTTCACCAAGTTTTATCGTTTTGGGCATGACATTGTGGTGCCTGTGGTGGTCAACGACAAGGCGGTGGGAAATTTTATCCTCGATACCGGCGCAGACCTCAACATCATGAGCCCGAAGCTTGCCTCGCAGGTGACTAAAGCCAGCGCGGACGGTGATTACACCATGAAAGGGGTGAGCGGCAAGGTGCAGGAAGTTTTGACCGGACAGAAAGCGATCCTGCAGTTTGCCAAGATGCGGATTGAAAGCCATGACCTTCCTGTTTTCTCTACTGACAACATCAGCGCTTCTGAAGGCACAGAGATAGCAGGATTCATTGGTATTCGTACGCTTGTACAGATGAAAATGGCGATTGACTATCGCGACGGGCTGGTTAATTTTGAAGTGTATGAGTTTAAGAAAGCCCGCGAATAG